The Prunus dulcis chromosome 5, ALMONDv2, whole genome shotgun sequence genomic sequence CCTTATTATATACACACCCATGTGTGTGTCTTCTTTATGGCTTATCTGAGGCTTAGTCATTAATTTCACCAGAAGAGAACTCGTAAAATTTTGTTGAGACCttctcaacttttttttttagggagGTATGATTCGAATTTATGACATTTTCCAACGAATAGTGAGAAACACCATGTTGGTAAGACCATTTCAACTTAAGCATAAACAACTGCTTCATTAAGACAGGGAATTTGTGTGAGTTGAACTTGAAGGCATGAAATGGTGAAGCTGTTATAGTCTGATCAAGTAATTGCAGCAAACATAACACATTTAAGTTGCAAACCTTATTTGATTACATTAAATACAAAAGGACAGATTAATATATTACAGAAAACACATACAGTACTTAAGGATACTGCTAGTCATAAGTAATATTATATAGGATACGATACCAAAGCTATTATACTATTGTTTCTCATTCATACTGGGAAGGCCAAAGGAAGGCCCCAATGGCAAACTTCCTCTTTTGGTTGACATCTCCAATGACTGGCAGGCCATACTGTTTCAGAAGGCAGTCCAGTTTCCACTCCTGCATGGTCTCGTAGTCGCGCTTCTGGTACCTCGGGTAGTGCAGAGGCATCTGGAACTGACAGGTGGTGTTGTTCTTACTGGTTTGATCATGTCCTCCGAGCCCGGGCATAGCGAAGGCATGGTTGCTAAGGCCAGTTCCAGTACTCATCTTCTCactgattttattttctcaaatcTACTtagcaaataaaaaactcaTGCAAAGTTGCTAGCTTGCTATTTAGTGTTGCAAAgttggccttttataggcatcctagagagcaagagagagagagagagcaagatTATTCGAGTGTGTGCTTGAAGACGAGAAAGAGTGAGAGAACATCTAATGACTTGAAAGTGAAACATTTTGTGGATGGTGATGGCTCTTTTACCAGGGCAAGCTTGAGGGTTTTGAGAGTCACAATTCAAATCCACAAGTTACGTACTTACAGCGAAACTTACCTATCTCCAAATAAATGCACAAAGATAGAATGATTAGGATTCTATAATTGCGTTCCAACTGAAACATCCACCACCCATTTTTCTAGATCTTTCAAACATTCAATGCCAATGTGCGGAAATAATGTCCAACTTGATACTTCAATTTTCCTGACTGTGTACATACCCAGTTTGCTGTTCACTGCCGTAAGGGAGGTGTTAGCTCCATTCACTATTGGCACAATGTTGTACGAAAGGTCTTGAGCTCAAAGTTGTAGGGTTGTAAGAAAAGTCTTAACGTTCACACTTAGTGGTGTTGGCAAAACATGGACCTTAGATTTTTACTTGGCCAAGCAATATAATGACGTGATTTTTTCAATTGATACGAAGGATGAGAAATTCGAACTTAAAAGACTTATTCTAATAAGTAGAGAGAGAACTACTTCTATTAAACTATAACGATGTGGTTGATCAAGTAGGGTTCCTCAGTTTATCCTAGGAAATTTCGGTAACAAGGGTCAAGTATGTAAATGTCAATTTGGTCTAGCCGCATTTAGTCTCTATGTCGTATAGGAAAGTTTAAATTTCATGGACGAGAGTGTTTGTTTAGACGGAAAAAGATCCAAGTAATTTCACTCTCACTGCGTCATGACTCAACAGGGCAAGGTGGCCTTTGCATTGCCTATGGCTGCTCGCTTTCCTAACCCCACCAGTGTGCAGATATAAACTGGCCCACAGTTTCAGATACCACCCCAAAACTCACATAATGCTGACAGTAGTCTTATCCAAGTAACGCGTATTTTCTATCATATCCGTCCAACTTGGACCAAATTAGGTATCCAGAGCTTTCTACAACTCTAGAAGCAGAAAGTGGTCTCAAGACATCAGAATCCGATAGGGAAACATTTCTTCCAGTCACAATTCATACTGACATGTAACTTTCAAAACTAACCCTGcttaaaagataataaaaaccACACCAATCTGGTATTTCAAATCTATACTGGCAGTGTATGCTGAATAGCGAATACGGAATACAAGCGCATGTATACGTATTTATATGCATACACCACAAGTATGCACACTAATATATGCATCTATAATGTAGTGGATCTTAGTCCCATTACCAATAGCAATTGCCTTAATCAGGATAAGAACCTCATTAAAATGAAGAATTTGaatactaaaagaaaaaaaatcatgatatTGTTTCAAGAAGTCGCAAGTCCATATAGACTTTGAACAGGCATAGCCACATACAGAAATGAAGAACTTATGCACCTAACCAAACCAGTCAATCTGTTCAAGTAAATGATTGAATCGCCCTCCGTCCACCTTCAAGACAGTAATCCCAGCTAGGTTTAATTGCTCTCTTTCCCAATCCAGGCACATAAAGGACGTGTTTGATTCAAGCTATAGAACTTCTCAAAGCATGCTATTGTATCAACCAACTGTACTACATTCCAGTTTGTGCAATTAGATGCAACTTCCAAAGGTATTTGTTTacttgaagaagagaagcatCATGAATCTGATTTTCGTTCAACAGAAACTTCTTTCAGACTCTCAGTGGTTGCTTTTACAGGTAATGGTAAGTCTATCAGCATGTTCGGAGGGGCAAAATACATGTGTAGTGACATCATACAGATAATAATACCCAAGAAAAGCTGCAACGACAGAAGGAAAGAGAATGAAGTTTATTAATAATCTAATATATGATctccagagagagagagagagagagagagagagagatcacaAGTGCATGGAAACATACCTGTAATGTGGGCTTGAAAGTGAAAAGGTACACAGATAAAACCATTGTCAGCAGCATTGCCATTGAGGTGGAATACACCTGCAAGAAGTAAAATAATGAACAGAGGAAGTTAAAaggaccaaaaacaaagtcaGGCCTGCAGTCGGTAGTACTGGATTTGAAAGCAAAGAATGAACACGGGAAAAAGGAACGACTAAATTGATGCTAAACCCTCTATTTCACCTTACCACAGAGATCGCTTACCactaaaatgaatttttgaaataaatgataataacaataataccTATTACAAGAGAACCATGTATATAAGTCCGAAGTTCAAATAATTACCTTCACAATATTGTCAGCATACTTCATCAACCATGAAACAAGTAAGCCAGTAGATCCAAGATTTAACACTACCAACCAAGTTGTAAGATTATATCCATTGAAAAGGCGTTGCCACCAAGGTCCATTCTCAAATCCACCCCTGAAATCATCGAAGAGAAGCCGTGCTATGTTGAAAATCACACCAAACCTGTAAGGGATTGCCATTACACCAACATAGTGGGATTGTTAGAAAACAGACAGTTAATCGTGCTAGGGCACtaaataaaactcatacaAACAtctcaaacaaagaaaattttatctgcTGAACTATCACAAGACAAGACACTgtaatgaattaaaaaattatgctACATTTTCCATGTCCTAAAAAGAGCATAAATAGGACTACATTCTTAGTTGtactatataaaaaaaaaaattaagaaaagatatataacctaataaaatcaaattgaaaaatgcCTTGATGAGCTTTGAAACAGTAACCAGTCATACTGTAAAAGTAGTAAATAGCATGTTGACATTAGTCATAGAAAGCAAGGCATGGTGTGGAGAAAAGATACCTACGTATACAATTGTACATTCTGCCAGTACAAGCTATCAttgttcttcttcatcagAAACTCTGTGTAAACACCTGCTAATGCTGACATACAAGCGGATAGGATACCCAGCATATATCCTTGGATTGGTGCTGAGAACATAGAATCACACGACGCTTCTCCACAACCTTTAACCTATAAGATTAAAAgtaaatcaataaataaatgattgtTTTTTCTAATACATGATATTTTATCAATAACTAGAGCATAATAAAATTGCATCATTCAAGAAATTCCTGAATCAGAGCTTTTTTGTCAGCCAATAGAAAGCAAGAACATATGTTATGCATACTGATTTATTATCACCTGGCTTGTGGTTGTTCCAACAGCTAATAAAACAATTGCTATCCATTGCAGATTAGACAGCTTTCTTCTCAGGAATAGCCTGAAGCATCACATAAAACATATCAACCGACCAATTAATAATGAAGATATAACTGGACATAGTAAAATTCCacatagatttttttttttcttcagatttTGTGTCACCGATAAAACTAATAAAGTAAGCACCTGAACAATATGCCAGTAGTAACAATCTTCAGATTACCCATTATCTGATATGTGGAAGTATCCACATAAACAAGAGTGGCAAACTGAACATTGTTATGAATTAGATATATGATTGAAGGAATAGGATATAAGCGCACACTCTTCCAATCTGTCGTCATTCGTACAGAAGGGGATATCCGACACTCTCTCCAAAGAAGTAAACTGGATACTGCTAGCTGTAATTTAAAGAACAGAACAATGAATATTAGGACAACTTAAAAGGGATCGAATATTAGGACAACTTAAAAGGGATCAAATAtttgaggaaagaaaataagtCATTATATAGTGGATAACCATCTCTAATTTGATGGCTAAAAGAGGAAAATCATTGTGACTTTAGaagtgatgcattaatgaagATGGGCAAAGTGAAGTACCTTGAATACTTCAGCAAGAAACGGAACAGTTGCATAGTCATACTTATATTTTCCATTGCTTTGAGAAAGGGTTGTCAAGATTCCCTGACATAGataaaattatgaatgaatgaatattCATTTCTGGGAGACTGAAGAATAGATCATTCTTTGGAACTGACTTTATAAACCAATACTGTCAATCTCTGCCAAcacaacataaataaataaaagtgtGGATCCACAGTTCTCTCACTCCATGTATTTCACAGACATGAAAAGTTAAGAGAAAATTGGGAAATACATCTAGAAAAGTTTAGGTTGACAGCGCTCATTGTTATGATACCAAAAGGCAATGAAACCCACTTCCAGAAAATAACTATGTTTATATGTTTTCACTCATCATGGGAAGTggaaaaatcattatcattGTCTATCAAAAGCtgaggaaatttttttctctagcAACACAAAGAAATCCATGCTAAAACTGCCATACTGAAAAATGATCATTGCTCGAGCTGTAACTAACCaattcaattttgaaaagaaacaagCTAATAATTTTGTCTAAGAGAAATTTCACTCTCTTGCAGATAAATGTTAGTTTGTTGCCCCAATGTGTTCTATAGCAGTCTGCCAGCTCAGACACCACGAATTGATCCAGAACCAGCAGTTATATCACAAACCCTTTACACAGTTTCATAGAACattaaaattatgaatttttgagGGTCCATCTGATTCCTTTACCCATTAATTCTACAAAACTGCAGACAAGTACATCCATCCTTAAAATTTGATACAACTTACAAGTATCAAGTTTACATGTTTTTActctaaattatttaaatgatcaaatatttggaatttgagaAGAGCACAACATCTCCTTTCATATTGATTTGTCCTTTAAAAAGCCTCAAGAAATGTGGCGCATAGTTGTACTTTTCACAGCTCAAGTATTAGCCATAGCTGGATGATATAGTTCCATCACCAGCTCTTTCAATCAACAAAAGCATGCAAAGCTACAAAGTAATAACAGTTCAAAGCCTCTTTCTACCATTCAGTTACAATCAATGTGCCATTGTCACACTGGCACTCTTAACCACACATATTACATAAATAGAAAGgtaaatataaaacaaaaattaaactgaaactgaaaaagaaaagaactttgggcagaattaaaataaaagcttTGACTAAATTGATTTGGGCTCAGCTGGAGCAaaaatttcccaaattttgaaaatgggTTCAAAATCCAAACACTGTAGTTAAAGAGCAAAGAGAGATCCAGAAGACAGTAAAACGCAAAGTAGCAACAAAACGACCAGCAATTGTAGATCATTGAGGTTCACAGACCTGAGAGCTGGTGAGGACGGTGAGCAGCGCGGCAACAAAGTACCACTGCATCGTCTTCTTCTAAGTGACCAGCGGTTGCGCGCATAAAGTGTCTATCCTGGGCCTTCGCTAAAGAACTTTACACACTGAATCAGGCATTGTATTTGTGGAGGAGCTTTTTGCCCAGTTTTTTCAGTTGGCTTTTTTTCTGAGTGCGAATGTTTAATCTTCGTTTGCTTATGAAAAAAACACCAGATTTTCGAAAATGGAGATGGGAGATTAGAGATGGAGAGACTGAAAGTGAAATCTAATGAGAGTGGGATCAATTTTCttggttctttttctttttctaattgttttatttatttatttttgtttaatctTTTTAGCTTCCACTGCTGTTTTAGGATTTGATCCAATTTAATCCATGGGCTTTGGTCAAGTCGGCTTATACACCAAATACTGATACAAGGCTGGATGATCTTCTCTCACCTTCTCTCACGAGGCCCAAACTAAAAGCTTGACTTGATTATGGTCCAAATAGGTAGATTATACACACAATGACCTTTCTTTACGTATGAAAGGATGAATAGACTAGTCGATATGGTATTTGATAGAGTGTTGATAATGTACTTACATGTTATTGATACATTATTATATCAATGTAAAATTTATcatttaataaaatacaaacatCGTGGAAGGAGAATTTTTAGATTCTAtgtgattttcttttacttaaataaaaattgaagattTGAATTTAGAATAGAACCTCTTCAaatattgaaaagagaaaCCCGTTGAACTAGTTGATCTTATTGTAACTTTATTCACAACATGACATTCAACTCCAAAGAATTTACTTTCAAAGCAAAGTTAATATCTTGAGGAATTTACCtcttcaagtaattttttgttaattatcCCAGTGATGGTGACTTTTTACAAATTATCTTATTGgattaaatactttttttgaTCACTGGATTTTACATGAAAATTCAGTTTGATCATTGAGTAAAAAATTTAGCCAAAGTGGTCATTATGTTTTCCaatgtttacaatttatagacACTTTGTTATCTTAAATTAAgtgaagtttttatttttatttttgtaggaAACCACCTTCAGTCTTCTTCCTCTAACTCAACAAGTTAGGGTATATTATGCTATTAAGGTTTaaaaaattggggaaaatCTTAGGAAGAAGATAACGGCATgtctataaattgtaaactttGGTGTTGGAGCATGATTTATTTCAAGAAGAAATGCATCcacatgttttttttactaaaCTCCAGACGTTTCCTTAATTGGAAAGTACTCCAGATTGCTTCTTCGAAAGTGCATGATGTAAATAGGGGAAGTACCTACAAAAGACACTCTGACGCTCAAGTCAATATTTGTGCAGCGATCTCTTAGTACTTGATTGAGTTTCTTGTACCTTTGGTTGAGGCTCAGTTGGGCTTTTATAGCGCTCCAAGGCTCCACCCCCTTGGTTTACGCATCCCGTCCTCCATTCCATAATCGTGGGGAGTTTGATCGGGTTATGCCTTCCTTGCTCTGCACTTCTTTAGTATGAGGAAGGTCTAACTAATCTACGTTTTCACTTGCTTGTAATCATGATATATTAGTTGGGCCTTGCTACGTGGGATAGGATTTTTGGTCCCTATATTTGGGAAACACGGTAACTACTTTggctaaaaaaaattcttagtgaccaaattgaattttcataaaaaataaattgaccAAAAAGGTATTTATAGCTGTGAGTGAAGGCAAGAAGGTTGGCTTTCACTCGTTTATCTTTGCAATCGACACCCTGGGGAGGCAACGATGTGAGAAGGCTACAGCCCACAGCCCCCAAATAGAAAGCTGTAATTACCATAATTAATCATCAAGTTTGAAAACTATCTAAAAAAACAACTGAAATAATAGTAAGAACATTTCAACAGCTCCTCAGACCGTCAGGCTCAGACGTGTGCTTTCATTGACCTAACCAGCAACAATTAGTTGTCTACGTGGCATATCCACATTGGCTTACTGGTAGCACCGAAGCTACCATGTAtatatgataatgattttCCGCCTTAATTTATGGCCACTAAATTAAGCATTTGTGGACCGTCGGATCACGTCAAACtcaaacatttaaaaatttataacgTGCCGCGCACACCAACACAACACCCTTGCATGCAGCCCCTTGCCAAGTTGCCACATCCAAAGTAATTTGGCATAAATAATTCatccaaataaatatttgacataaatttaatcaattttcattaaaaataaatttaataaatgtgGAATTGACGAAGATGACATGTTGAAGATATCTTTTGAACATGCGGAAGATTCATGATGTGGAAGGAAAAGTATTACAGTTATTTTCTTGAATAAAAATTGATGTCTGCTTTATAGATGTTCGTTTCTTAGTAAAAACAGACAATTAATATTGTATTGATAACATGTGGATGTTATTTATCGATACATTAGGCTTCTATATCGTATATCATGATTATCACGTACGGTCGAATATTCATCACCATTTGAACTTATTGGAACCTTCATTCATATTTATTTACTAATAATGTCatgtatttcttttattttgcttagctaattaaattaatagcTCACGTATTTCATCAATGAGCTGATAGGTTGCTTAATTTATTCACACAGGGGTACCTAATGACAACTAATTTTGACCTGATTAATAAACGTTGTTTTTCGTTTTCTCTACGGAAGACGAAAATCGCgggaacaaatataaataggGTCCAAAGAAAACGGACCTGTTCAATTCAACAACGCCTCACTTTCTCGTCCAAAACctgaaaatttgttttttcttttcttcaaaccaattttttttaatttaaaaaaacaataaaaaaaactgctttcttcttcttgttcttgggTCTCAGTTTTTCCAAAATTAATATTCGTTACAGAACGTGACAAACTGCCGCCTCGGAAAATccgtttttttcttttttcttttttctttctagcttggttttcatttcttgtttggtttttaatgAGAAAACCGCCTGATCAGGCGGCTCAGATTGATTCATTGACCACCTTCTTCGTCTGGTTTTTGGAGGGATTACTTTGAATCTGGACCAGAACTAGAACCTGAACCAGACCGGtctgttttctttgttcaGCTCTGGTTTTTCTCTTCTTGAGGTTCaaatattttcagtttttgttaattaatttctctttctttgggGTACCCATCGGAAATAGGTGGTGTtgcttgatgatgatgatcagaTTTTTGGGTTGGGGACAGAGTTGAATGTGAATTGGTGTTTGCTTGGATGCTAGCTAGCTCATTTGGATTCTACAGCAAGAAAGTTCGATTTTTTACTCCAGGTACATAATATTTTATGAtctcttcatttattttacCCCTATTATCATAATATTTAGAATCCTCATATGAAACAAGTTTGGCATGCATGTGGGTCTTGATGCATGGTTGGAAAGTTGTAATCTTGATGAGTAAATGTaaccctttttatttttgtgtttttgcttattttgttctgttttttctGGCACAGCATCTTGAGTTGTTGAGCATTTGATTGGACTTGTTGCTGAATTTATACATCTGATTAGCTACTGTGTTGAGAAAATTTTCGGTTTTCTGGGGCCGGAATGGAACAATTCCGGCATATTGGAGAGGTTGTGGGAAGCATGAAGGCTCTGTTGATGGTACAAGATGAGACTCTGATCAATCAATGTCAGTGCTCATTGTTGCATGATGTATTCAGTATGGCCTTTGACACAATTGGAGAGGAGATCAGGCTGAACCTAAAGCTCGAAGAGAAAAAGACCAAATGGAAAGTTCTTGAGAAGCCGTTGAGGGAGCTTCACACAGTTTTCAAAGAAGGGGAGCTCTACATTAGGCACTGCATGGATGCCAGTAATTGGTGGAGCAAAACAATCCTCCTCCATCAGAACAAGGACTCTGTTGAATTTCATGTTCATAACTTGTTCTGCTACTACGCGGCTGTGATTGAGGCAATTGAGAACGCTGGAGAGATTGCTGGACTCGATCAGGATGTGATGCACAAGAAGAGGATTTTGCTCACAAGGAAGTATGATAGGGAGTGGAATGACCCCAAGCTTTTCCAATGgagatttgggaagcagtaTTTGGTCCCAAAGGCCATCTGCAAAAGGTTGGAGAGTGCTTGGAGGGAAGATAGATGGCGGCTTATTGAAACGCTCAAGGAGAACAAAATTTCAGGATCCCTTGGTTCGACAAGGAATGAGCAGCAGCTTGGAGACTTGCTGCTGAAGAAGCTACATGGGTCAGATTTCAGTGGGAAGCTGTTTCCAAGCACAATCTTATTAGCATCCAAGGACTACCAAATTAGGCAGCGGTTAGGAGGGGGAAGCCAGTACAAGGAAATCCAGTGGTTGGGGAAAAACTTTGCCTTGAGACACTTCTTCGGGGATCTTGAACCTTTGAACTCGGAGATTTCAACTCTCCTCTCACTTTCCCACCCCCATGTACTGCAGTACCTTTGTGGGTTTTATGATGAGGAGAAGAAGGAGTGCTTTCTTGTTATGGAGTTGATGAGCAAGGATCTGCGCTGCTACATGAAGGAGAACCGTGGTGCAAGAAGGcaggttttgttttcaatcccAGTGGTGGTTGATATCATGCTTCAGATTGCAAGAGGCATGGAATATCTCCACTCTAGGAAGATCTACCATGGAGAGTTGAACCCTTGTAACGTCTTTCTCAAGGCAAGGAGCTGCACAGAAGGTTATTTTCAAGTAAAAGTATCAGGTTTTGGTTTATCATCCGTACACAAACCTACTTCACGATACTCACAGCAGCAAAATGAGATCAACCCT encodes the following:
- the LOC117628843 gene encoding CMP-sialic acid transporter 1 isoform X1 — translated: MQWYFVAALLTVLTSSQGILTTLSQSNGKYKYDYATVPFLAEVFKLAVSSLLLWRECRISPSVRMTTDWKSVRLYPIPSIIYLIHNNVQFATLVYVDTSTYQIMGNLKIVTTGILFRLFLRRKLSNLQWIAIVLLAVGTTTSQVKGCGEASCDSMFSAPIQGYMLGILSACMSALAGVYTEFLMKKNNDSLYWQNVQLYTFGVIFNIARLLFDDFRGGFENGPWWQRLFNGYNLTTWLVVLNLGSTGLLVSWLMKYADNIVKVYSTSMAMLLTMVLSVYLFTFKPTLQLFLGIIICMMSLHMYFAPPNMLIDLPLPVKATTESLKEVSVERKSDS
- the LOC117628843 gene encoding CMP-sialic acid transporter 1 isoform X2 — translated: MQWYFVAALLTVLTSSQLAVSSLLLWRECRISPSVRMTTDWKSVRLYPIPSIIYLIHNNVQFATLVYVDTSTYQIMGNLKIVTTGILFRLFLRRKLSNLQWIAIVLLAVGTTTSQVKGCGEASCDSMFSAPIQGYMLGILSACMSALAGVYTEFLMKKNNDSLYWQNVQLYTFGVIFNIARLLFDDFRGGFENGPWWQRLFNGYNLTTWLVVLNLGSTGLLVSWLMKYADNIVKVYSTSMAMLLTMVLSVYLFTFKPTLQLFLGIIICMMSLHMYFAPPNMLIDLPLPVKATTESLKEVSVERKSDS
- the LOC117629364 gene encoding mitogen-activated protein kinase kinase kinase 7-like, whose amino-acid sequence is MEQFRHIGEVVGSMKALLMVQDETLINQCQCSLLHDVFSMAFDTIGEEIRLNLKLEEKKTKWKVLEKPLRELHTVFKEGELYIRHCMDASNWWSKTILLHQNKDSVEFHVHNLFCYYAAVIEAIENAGEIAGLDQDVMHKKRILLTRKYDREWNDPKLFQWRFGKQYLVPKAICKRLESAWREDRWRLIETLKENKISGSLGSTRNEQQLGDLLLKKLHGSDFSGKLFPSTILLASKDYQIRQRLGGGSQYKEIQWLGKNFALRHFFGDLEPLNSEISTLLSLSHPHVLQYLCGFYDEEKKECFLVMELMSKDLRCYMKENRGARRQVLFSIPVVVDIMLQIARGMEYLHSRKIYHGELNPCNVFLKARSCTEGYFQVKVSGFGLSSVHKPTSRYSQQQNEINPLIWCAPEVLAEQEQPGNNRRTKYTEKADVYSFAMLCFELLTGKVPFEDSHLQGDKMSRTIRAGGRPLFPFPSPKYLVNLTKRCWHTDPSQRLTFSSICRILRYIKNFLTLNPDDDQPILQSPPMDYCEIETWFLKNSSAAGYADLSSISQLPFQMFSYRLGEKEKTRPGLVRIKSLDSVSDTTSMRRQEAPNCRNDSMSVVEDPFVPLSDTRSVCSDLRSVFDLRSVCSEAPTKKTLTAKKRPGVSARKGLGTSRSPATPRFSTPRLSSPRLPPPKLPLPKIPPPKVSTPLKPCRRSSTKMNNGSSPLPSPMSTKSTASGRHRPCGHVSDSEIH